One Campylobacteraceae bacterium genomic window, GCAATCACAAGTGAATCTGTAAGCCAATATATTAGAAATATTCGTTTGGAGAAATCTTCTAATTTACTTTTATACAATATTGACAAATCTATAGAAACCATAGCTTATGAGGTTGGGTTTTTAAGTAGCAGTGCATTTAGCTCCGCTTTTAAAAAAAGATTTTCCATGACACCTTCTAAGTGGAGAGTAGAAAACCATGAAGAAAAAAGTGTACATCAAAAAATTGATTCATTGTTTAAGATAAAAGAACCTGAAATTGTCTATAAAGAACAACTTCCTATTACCTATCTTCGTATTCATGGATACAGGAAAGAAATAGAAAATACTTGGATCAGACTTGATAAGTGGGTAAAAGAACAAAAAAACTTAAAAAAAGAGTATAAATACATAGGAGTATTTCATAATTATCCCTCATCTTTGCCCCATGAAGAGTGTAGGTATCTAGC contains:
- a CDS encoding AraC family transcriptional regulator: MLKGNTTKAQYEQINLSLEYIYYHCGEVLSAKSLAKISGYSVYHFHRVFKAITSESVSQYIRNIRLEKSSNLLLYNIDKSIETIAYEVGFLSSSAFSSAFKKRFSMTPSKWRVENHEEKSVHQKIDSLFKIKEPEIVYKEQLPITYLRIHGYRKEIENTWIRLDKWVKEQKNLKKEYKYIGVFHNYPSSLPHEECRYLASIHTDEKISKGGEFGTCIMEDGMFAKFGFFCTHDELYDLMKHAYQSWPSNSKYKIRNFPAYAQYSDLENILTTNKQDIDFFIPLQLKNDLSI